A window of Paraburkholderia bryophila contains these coding sequences:
- the glgB gene encoding 1,4-alpha-glucan branching protein GlgB: MFNQDVIAALLAGEHDDPFAVLGMQRTADGLVVRALLPGACTVGVVERAGGREVATLDRVDGGDLFAGRIVGRDEPFAYRLRIDWGMHRQDLDDSYRFPPRLGDTDVWLLAEGTHLRPYEKLGAHPLEIDGVAGVGFAVWAPNAKRVSVVGGFNNWDGRRHMMRLRHECGVWETFIPDVAAGDRYKFEIRTQQGDVLLKCDPFAFRAEMRPATASVVNGLVPVTPADPARQRANALDAPISIYEVHAGSWRRVPDDGNRWLTYRELAGQLIPYVKEMGFTHIELLPLNEHPFDGSWGYQPTGLYAPTSRFGSPDDLRYFVETAHANGIGVLLDWVPAHFPTDAHGLAQFDGTCLYEHTDPREGFHHDWNTLIYNYGRKEVANYLTANALFWIERYGVDGLRVDAVSSMLYRDYSRAHDQWIPNRFGGRENLEAIDFLRSMNRIVCAERPSAITFAEESSSFPNVSRPLEMGGLGFHYKWNMGWMNDTLAYMAQDPVHRKYDHGKLTFGPFYAFSENFVLPLSHDEVVHGKGSILARMPGDDWQRFANLRAYYGFMWGHPGKKLLFMGCEFGQADEWQADRSLDWHLLANPLHSGVQRLVRDLNAVQRHYPALHRIDFDSRGFEWISHDDCENSVFSFIRRDDDGHVVLVICNFTPVPRHDYRIGVSAHGRYREIINTDAAIYGGSGIHNDDRLAEPVASHGRDCSLVLTVPPLATVMFELIG, encoded by the coding sequence ATGTTCAATCAGGATGTGATCGCCGCATTGCTGGCGGGCGAGCATGACGACCCGTTCGCGGTACTGGGCATGCAGCGAACCGCCGACGGCCTGGTCGTGCGGGCGCTGCTCCCCGGTGCGTGCACGGTCGGCGTGGTGGAGCGCGCCGGCGGCCGCGAGGTGGCCACGCTCGATCGCGTCGACGGTGGCGATCTGTTCGCCGGGCGCATCGTGGGACGCGACGAGCCGTTCGCCTACCGCTTGCGGATCGACTGGGGCATGCACCGGCAGGATCTCGACGACAGTTACCGCTTCCCGCCGCGGCTCGGCGACACCGACGTCTGGCTGCTCGCCGAAGGCACGCATCTGCGTCCCTATGAAAAGCTGGGCGCGCATCCGCTCGAGATCGACGGCGTCGCGGGCGTCGGTTTCGCGGTGTGGGCGCCGAACGCGAAACGCGTGTCGGTGGTGGGCGGCTTCAACAACTGGGACGGTCGGCGTCACATGATGCGGCTGCGCCACGAATGCGGCGTGTGGGAGACGTTCATCCCGGACGTGGCCGCCGGCGATCGCTACAAATTCGAAATCCGCACGCAGCAAGGCGACGTCCTGCTGAAGTGCGACCCGTTCGCTTTCCGCGCCGAAATGCGGCCCGCCACCGCGTCGGTGGTGAACGGACTCGTGCCGGTCACGCCGGCCGATCCGGCTCGACAGCGCGCCAACGCACTCGACGCACCGATCAGCATCTACGAGGTACACGCCGGCTCGTGGCGGCGTGTACCGGACGACGGCAATCGCTGGCTCACCTATCGGGAGCTGGCCGGGCAGTTGATTCCGTACGTGAAGGAGATGGGCTTTACCCATATCGAACTGCTGCCGCTGAACGAGCATCCGTTCGACGGCTCATGGGGCTATCAACCCACCGGCCTCTACGCGCCCACCTCGCGCTTCGGCTCGCCCGACGATCTCCGCTATTTCGTCGAGACCGCGCACGCGAACGGTATCGGCGTGCTGCTGGACTGGGTGCCGGCCCATTTCCCGACCGACGCGCACGGTCTCGCGCAATTCGACGGCACCTGTCTCTACGAACACACCGACCCGCGCGAAGGCTTCCATCACGACTGGAACACGCTGATCTACAACTACGGCCGCAAGGAAGTCGCCAATTACCTGACGGCCAATGCGCTGTTCTGGATTGAGCGTTACGGCGTGGACGGCCTGCGCGTCGATGCGGTGTCGTCGATGCTGTATCGCGATTACAGCCGGGCGCACGATCAATGGATTCCGAACCGCTTCGGCGGTCGCGAGAATCTGGAGGCGATCGACTTTCTGCGTAGCATGAACCGGATCGTCTGCGCCGAACGTCCGTCGGCGATCACCTTCGCGGAGGAATCGAGCAGCTTCCCGAACGTGTCCCGTCCGTTGGAAATGGGCGGACTCGGCTTTCACTACAAGTGGAACATGGGCTGGATGAACGACACGCTCGCGTACATGGCGCAGGATCCGGTGCATCGCAAATACGATCACGGCAAGCTGACCTTCGGCCCGTTCTACGCCTTCAGCGAGAACTTCGTGTTGCCGCTCTCGCACGACGAAGTGGTGCACGGCAAAGGGTCGATCCTCGCCCGCATGCCCGGCGACGACTGGCAGCGCTTCGCCAACCTGCGCGCCTACTACGGCTTCATGTGGGGACATCCCGGCAAGAAATTGCTGTTCATGGGCTGCGAGTTCGGCCAGGCGGACGAATGGCAGGCCGACCGCAGTCTCGACTGGCACCTGCTGGCGAACCCGCTGCATAGCGGCGTGCAACGGCTGGTGCGCGATCTCAACGCGGTGCAACGGCACTATCCGGCGCTTCATCGGATCGATTTCGATTCGCGTGGCTTCGAATGGATCAGCCACGACGATTGCGAGAACTCGGTGTTCTCGTTCATTCGCCGGGACGACGACGGACACGTCGTGCTGGTGATCTGCAATTTCACACCGGTGCCCCGTCACGACTACCGGATCGGTGTATCCGCGCACGGCCGCTACCGCGAGATCATCAATACCGACGCGGCGATTTACGGCGGCAGCGGCATCCACAACGACGACCGGCTCGCCGAACCGGTGGCTTCGCATGGCCGCGACTGTTCGCTCGTGCTGACGGTGCCGCCGCTCGCGACGGTGATGTTCGAGCTGATCGGATAA
- a CDS encoding alpha-glucosidase, protein MSMQWWRGGVIYQVYPRSFADGNGDGVGDLPGLTAKLDYIHSLGVDAIWVSPFFTSPMKDFGYDVSNYRDVDPTFGTLDDFDRLIDKAHALGLKVMIDQVLSHSSDQHAWFVESRTSRDNPRADWYVWADARADGTPPNNWQSVFGGSAWHWESRRRQYYLHNFLTSQPDLNFHHPAVREQMLSEVRFWLDRGVDGFRFDACNFHFHDAKLRDNPPAESSGGFMVSSENPYRMQEHRYDNTQPENVAFFVQLRALLDEYGAASVGEVGGENALATMAQYTADGDKLHMAYSFNLLTPEFSAAHVRETVEQMEAKLAEYGGKGWTCWSTGNHDVPRVMTRWGKEHGGPSFARLVLAMLSTLRGSVCLYQGEELGLTEADIPFERIQDPYGITFWPEFKGRDGCRTPMPWRADAPFGGFSPVEPWLPMPHAHLTQAVDLQSEDRNSTLAFFRHFLAWRKRHPALQEGDIRFLDAAEPLLVFERTLGADRYVFVFNLGATRETWTFPAGLKLATVDGHALRGGALGDRRIDLAPHGGWIGRSCS, encoded by the coding sequence ATGTCCATGCAATGGTGGCGCGGCGGCGTGATCTATCAGGTGTACCCGCGCAGTTTCGCCGACGGCAACGGCGACGGCGTGGGCGATTTGCCGGGTCTCACCGCAAAGCTCGACTACATCCATTCGCTCGGCGTGGACGCGATCTGGGTGTCGCCGTTCTTCACGTCGCCGATGAAGGATTTCGGCTATGACGTGTCGAACTATCGCGACGTCGATCCCACCTTCGGCACGCTGGACGATTTCGACCGTCTGATCGACAAGGCGCACGCACTCGGCCTGAAAGTGATGATCGATCAGGTGTTGAGTCACTCGTCCGATCAGCATGCGTGGTTCGTCGAAAGCCGGACGAGCCGCGACAATCCGCGCGCCGACTGGTACGTGTGGGCCGATGCCCGCGCCGACGGCACGCCGCCGAACAACTGGCAATCCGTGTTCGGCGGCTCGGCCTGGCATTGGGAATCGCGCCGCCGCCAGTACTACCTGCACAACTTTCTGACCAGTCAGCCCGATCTGAACTTTCATCATCCGGCGGTGCGGGAGCAGATGCTGTCCGAGGTGCGTTTCTGGCTTGACCGCGGCGTGGACGGCTTCCGCTTCGACGCCTGCAATTTCCATTTTCACGACGCGAAGCTGCGCGACAACCCGCCTGCCGAATCGAGCGGCGGATTCATGGTCTCGTCCGAAAACCCCTATCGGATGCAGGAGCATCGCTACGACAACACGCAGCCGGAAAACGTCGCCTTCTTCGTGCAACTGCGGGCGTTGCTCGACGAGTACGGTGCGGCGAGCGTCGGCGAAGTCGGCGGCGAAAATGCGCTGGCGACGATGGCGCAATATACGGCCGACGGCGACAAGCTGCACATGGCCTACAGCTTCAACCTGCTGACGCCCGAGTTCAGCGCCGCGCACGTGCGCGAGACGGTCGAGCAAATGGAAGCCAAGCTGGCCGAATACGGCGGCAAGGGCTGGACCTGCTGGTCGACCGGCAACCACGACGTGCCGCGTGTCATGACACGCTGGGGCAAGGAGCACGGCGGTCCGTCATTCGCCCGCCTGGTGCTGGCCATGCTGAGCACGTTGCGCGGCAGCGTCTGTCTTTACCAGGGCGAGGAACTCGGCTTGACCGAGGCCGATATTCCGTTCGAGCGCATTCAGGATCCCTACGGCATCACGTTCTGGCCGGAATTCAAGGGACGCGACGGTTGCCGCACGCCGATGCCGTGGCGAGCCGATGCGCCATTCGGCGGTTTCTCGCCGGTCGAACCGTGGCTACCGATGCCGCACGCGCATCTGACGCAGGCGGTCGATCTGCAAAGCGAAGATCGCAATTCCACGCTCGCGTTCTTCCGACACTTCCTCGCCTGGCGCAAGCGGCATCCGGCGCTGCAGGAAGGCGACATCCGCTTTCTCGACGCCGCGGAGCCGCTGCTCGTGTTCGAACGCACGCTCGGTGCCGATCGCTACGTATTCGTCTTCAACCTGGGCGCCACACGCGAGACCTGGACGTTCCCCGCGGGGCTGAAGCTCGCCACCGTGGACGGCCACGCCCTGCGCGGCGGCGCCCTGGGCGACCGCCGGATCGATCTGGCGCCCCACGGCGGATGGATTGGACGGTCCTGTTCATAG
- a CDS encoding LysR family transcriptional regulator, with protein sequence MPEPDLNLLIALDTLLTDGSVAGAARRLGLSASAMSRTLTRLRAVTGDPLLVRAGREMVLTPYAEVIRERTRNTVHEARALLRPSATEPDFSTLRRTFTLRANDGFVEVFGSALIAAATSLAPHVCLSFMPKAEKTAAPLRDGSADLEIGVLGEMGPEVRVQALFRDRFIGAVRKGHPLATEGDVTAERYVAFGHVVASRRACTRGPVDDALAALGLERNIVAVVPSFPAALAVARTSDLVALVPASFMVSRTEPQRDPAGDDIFAFDLPVTTEKITVSQMWHPRLEVDPVHRWLRQLVLSVCRQRIPFDIPPARLT encoded by the coding sequence ATGCCCGAACCCGACCTGAACCTGCTGATTGCGCTCGATACCCTGCTGACGGACGGCAGCGTGGCAGGCGCCGCGCGCCGCCTGGGATTAAGCGCCTCCGCGATGAGCCGAACGCTGACCCGGCTGCGCGCCGTGACTGGCGATCCGTTGCTGGTCCGCGCGGGTCGCGAGATGGTGTTGACGCCGTATGCCGAAGTCATTCGCGAACGCACGCGCAATACGGTTCACGAGGCTCGCGCACTGCTTCGCCCGTCCGCGACGGAACCCGATTTCTCGACGTTACGCCGCACCTTCACGCTTCGCGCCAACGACGGTTTCGTCGAAGTCTTCGGCTCGGCGCTGATCGCCGCCGCAACCTCGCTCGCACCGCACGTGTGCCTCTCCTTCATGCCGAAAGCCGAGAAGACCGCCGCGCCGCTGCGCGACGGTTCGGCCGATCTCGAGATCGGGGTGCTGGGCGAGATGGGTCCCGAGGTGCGGGTTCAGGCGCTGTTCCGCGATCGTTTTATCGGCGCAGTCCGGAAGGGGCATCCGTTGGCAACGGAGGGAGACGTGACCGCCGAACGCTATGTCGCATTCGGCCACGTCGTCGCATCGCGGCGCGCGTGCACTCGCGGACCGGTCGATGACGCGCTGGCCGCGCTCGGTCTCGAACGCAACATCGTGGCCGTGGTGCCGAGCTTTCCCGCCGCACTCGCGGTGGCGCGAACGTCGGATCTGGTGGCGCTCGTGCCCGCGTCGTTCATGGTGAGTCGAACGGAACCGCAACGCGACCCCGCGGGCGACGACATCTTCGCCTTCGACCTTCCCGTGACGACCGAAAAAATCACGGTGTCGCAGATGTGGCATCCGCGTCTGGAGGTCGACCCGGTGCATCGCTGGTTGCGTCAGCTCGTACTGTCAGTTTGCCGGCAGCGGATTCCATTTGACATTCCCCCTGCACGATTAACATAA
- a CDS encoding SDR family NAD(P)-dependent oxidoreductase — protein MQITSAQKTVLLVGASRGLGLAMAAEYLKRGWRVIATARASSTDGLRRLGGALEIETVDITLAEQVAALRARLAGRQLDVLFVNAGVKNDDRETIADVSTDEFIRVMVTNALSPMRVVEAFQDLVQPNGTIGVMSSGQGSVTNNVNGNYEVYRGSKAALNMFMRSFAARHADDPRTLLLMAPGWVRTDMGGPEARLSIEESIPNLLNTIDAYEGRSGLHYLDYLGRVVPW, from the coding sequence ATGCAAATCACCTCTGCGCAGAAAACTGTGCTGCTAGTCGGCGCGTCTCGTGGCCTCGGTCTCGCGATGGCCGCGGAATACCTGAAGCGCGGATGGCGCGTGATCGCCACCGCGCGAGCTTCGTCGACGGACGGTCTTCGTCGACTCGGCGGTGCGCTGGAAATCGAAACGGTGGACATTACGCTTGCCGAGCAGGTCGCGGCGTTACGCGCGCGACTCGCCGGACGGCAACTCGACGTGCTGTTCGTCAACGCGGGGGTGAAGAACGACGACCGCGAAACTATTGCCGACGTGTCGACGGATGAATTCATCCGCGTGATGGTGACGAACGCGCTCAGTCCGATGCGCGTGGTCGAGGCGTTTCAGGATCTCGTGCAGCCAAACGGCACGATCGGCGTGATGTCGTCGGGGCAGGGCAGCGTCACGAACAACGTCAACGGCAATTACGAGGTGTATCGCGGCAGCAAGGCCGCGCTGAACATGTTCATGCGCAGTTTCGCGGCGCGCCACGCCGACGACCCGCGAACCTTGCTATTGATGGCGCCGGGTTGGGTGCGAACCGACATGGGTGGACCGGAAGCGCGCTTGAGTATCGAGGAAAGCATTCCGAACCTGTTGAACACGATCGACGCCTACGAAGGACGCTCAGGATTGCATTACCTCGACTATCTCGGTCGAGTGGTTCCGTGGTGA
- a CDS encoding PadR family transcriptional regulator, protein MSIQHALLTSLLEKPSSGYDLARRFDKSIGYFWHASHQQIYRELGRMAEAGWIVASDDEEGGKRRRRLYQVLAPGQDELARWVSEPTTDGDASRALLIKLRAESVIGPHGVDRELRRLIAEHRAKLDTYLEIEQRDFAASDMSIAQKLQHAVLRGGIMTERGWLEWAGEVLPILETAGRSAPQ, encoded by the coding sequence ATGTCCATTCAACACGCCCTCCTCACTTCGCTGCTGGAAAAGCCTTCCAGCGGCTACGACCTTGCGCGGCGCTTCGACAAATCCATCGGCTATTTCTGGCATGCCAGTCATCAGCAGATTTATCGCGAACTTGGGCGGATGGCCGAGGCGGGCTGGATCGTCGCGAGCGACGACGAAGAAGGCGGCAAGCGCCGCCGCCGGCTGTACCAGGTGCTGGCGCCGGGGCAGGACGAACTGGCGCGCTGGGTGTCGGAGCCCACGACAGACGGCGACGCGAGCCGCGCCCTGCTGATCAAGCTCAGGGCGGAGTCCGTCATCGGCCCGCATGGGGTGGATCGGGAATTACGCCGGCTCATCGCCGAGCATCGGGCCAAGCTGGACACCTATCTCGAGATCGAACAGCGCGACTTTGCGGCGAGCGATATGTCGATCGCGCAGAAGCTGCAGCATGCGGTCTTGCGCGGCGGCATCATGACGGAGCGCGGTTGGCTCGAATGGGCCGGCGAGGTGTTGCCCATTCTGGAGACGGCCGGGCGCAGCGCGCCTCAGTAG
- a CDS encoding nuclear transport factor 2 family protein, translated as MEAHPLSEAAQRTLSAWHDLLQRNAMDELDPLLSDSIVFRSPVAHTSYPGKAAIRLILKTVNGVFRQFEYHRRFVSEDGRSVVLEFSAEVDGKSLKGIDMLRFDEHGKIEEFEVMVRPMSGLQALAAQMGAQLASAQALLSGKSAAV; from the coding sequence GTGGAAGCACACCCCTTATCCGAAGCCGCGCAGCGCACGCTGTCGGCCTGGCACGACCTTTTGCAACGCAATGCGATGGACGAGCTGGATCCGCTGCTGTCCGACAGCATCGTGTTTCGCTCGCCGGTTGCGCACACGTCCTATCCGGGCAAAGCGGCCATCCGGCTGATCTTGAAAACGGTCAACGGCGTGTTCCGCCAATTCGAGTACCACCGCCGTTTCGTCAGCGAAGACGGCCGTAGCGTGGTGCTGGAATTCAGCGCCGAAGTCGACGGCAAATCGCTTAAAGGCATCGACATGCTGCGCTTCGACGAGCACGGCAAGATCGAGGAATTCGAGGTCATGGTGCGTCCCATGAGCGGCCTGCAGGCGCTGGCGGCTCAGATGGGGGCGCAACTGGCATCGGCCCAGGCCTTGCTGAGCGGCAAGAGCGCCGCGGTCTGA
- a CDS encoding NAD(P)H-dependent flavin oxidoreductase, whose protein sequence is MSLPAILKGRLALPMICSPLFIISNPELVIAQCKAGVVGSFPALNARPGPVLEEWLARITNELAEHDARHPERPAAPFAVNQIVHKSNNRLEHDLELCARYKVPITITSLGAREDVNRSVHAYGGIVLHDVIDNTFAKKAIDKGADGLIAVAAGAGGHAGRLSPFALLHEIREWFDGPLALSGAIASGDAILAAQAAGADLAYIGSAFIATSEANADERYKQMIVDSTAADIVYSNLFTGVHGNYLRHSIANAGLDPDALPESDPSSMNFSAENISKAKAWRDIWGAGQGVGAVKRVMPAAELVASFVDEYQAARNRLELAAGLVRAL, encoded by the coding sequence ATGTCCTTACCCGCCATACTCAAAGGCCGCCTCGCGCTGCCGATGATCTGCTCGCCGCTGTTCATCATCTCCAACCCCGAGCTCGTGATCGCACAATGCAAGGCCGGTGTCGTCGGCTCGTTCCCGGCCCTCAACGCCCGGCCTGGACCGGTGCTGGAGGAATGGCTGGCGCGCATCACGAATGAGCTGGCCGAGCACGACGCCCGTCATCCGGAGCGGCCGGCCGCGCCGTTCGCGGTCAATCAGATCGTGCATAAGTCGAACAACCGGCTGGAGCACGATCTCGAGCTGTGCGCCAGATACAAGGTGCCGATCACCATCACGTCGCTCGGCGCGCGTGAGGACGTGAACCGTTCGGTGCATGCGTACGGCGGCATCGTGTTGCACGACGTGATCGACAATACGTTCGCGAAGAAAGCGATCGACAAAGGCGCGGACGGCCTGATCGCGGTCGCAGCGGGTGCCGGTGGACATGCCGGCCGGCTGTCGCCGTTCGCACTGCTGCACGAGATCCGCGAATGGTTCGACGGCCCGTTAGCGCTGTCCGGCGCGATCGCCAGCGGCGATGCGATCCTCGCCGCGCAGGCGGCCGGCGCCGATCTGGCCTATATCGGCTCGGCCTTTATCGCGACGTCGGAAGCCAATGCGGACGAGCGCTACAAGCAGATGATCGTCGACAGCACGGCCGCGGACATCGTGTATTCCAATCTGTTTACCGGCGTGCATGGCAACTACCTGCGCCACAGCATCGCCAACGCCGGGCTCGATCCGGATGCGCTGCCGGAGTCCGATCCGTCCAGCATGAACTTCAGCGCCGAGAACATCAGCAAGGCCAAGGCATGGCGCGACATCTGGGGCGCCGGCCAGGGCGTCGGCGCGGTCAAGCGGGTCATGCCCGCGGCCGAACTGGTGGCGAGTTTCGTCGATGAATACCAGGCCGCGCGCAACCGCCTGGAGCTCGCTGCCGGGCTGGTCCGCGCCCTCTGA
- a CDS encoding porin — protein sequence MNKKVFAAATLAVFASAAHAQSSVTLYGLIDAGISYANNSKTASGHDNLVKYDDGVAQGSRWGLRGTEDLGGGLKALFVLESGFNSGNGTLGQGGALFGRQAYVGLSQNNVGSVTFGRQYSFSTDYLGGNYSTGGQTVAGNYAYHINDIDQLTSSRINNAVKFSSANFAGLTFGAMYGFSNQAGAFAGAPATGPATASVAGSSRAYSFGVNYANGPFGVGAAYTDIRYPGQASPIFSTAISNLTLNTVRDLRTFGVGGRYSIGAATLWALYTNTHFSPITGASTTFAAYEAGAKYAFTPALTAGAGYTYMHLSGSNTGHFNQGDLSLDYALSKRTDVYALGIYQIASGRVGSSNLAAQIGSSTSYFGNSGTADNQLAFRVGIRHKF from the coding sequence TTGAACAAGAAAGTATTTGCCGCCGCTACGCTCGCAGTCTTCGCTTCCGCCGCTCACGCACAAAGCAGCGTCACGCTGTATGGCCTGATCGACGCAGGTATCAGCTACGCCAACAACTCGAAGACCGCAAGCGGTCACGACAACCTCGTCAAGTACGACGACGGCGTCGCTCAAGGCAGCCGTTGGGGCCTGCGCGGCACCGAAGATCTGGGTGGCGGCCTGAAGGCGCTGTTCGTGTTGGAAAGCGGCTTCAACAGCGGCAACGGCACGCTCGGCCAGGGCGGCGCGTTGTTCGGCCGTCAAGCTTATGTCGGTCTGTCGCAAAACAACGTCGGTTCGGTGACGTTCGGTCGCCAGTACTCGTTCTCGACCGACTATCTGGGTGGCAACTACTCGACCGGCGGCCAGACCGTCGCGGGTAACTACGCTTACCACATCAACGACATCGACCAACTGACGTCGAGCCGTATCAACAACGCAGTCAAGTTCAGCAGCGCGAATTTCGCGGGCCTGACCTTCGGCGCGATGTACGGCTTCTCGAACCAGGCTGGCGCATTCGCAGGCGCACCGGCAACGGGCCCGGCAACGGCATCGGTGGCAGGTTCGTCGCGTGCTTACAGCTTCGGCGTGAACTACGCAAACGGCCCGTTCGGCGTCGGCGCAGCGTACACGGACATCCGTTACCCGGGCCAGGCATCGCCGATCTTCTCGACGGCTATCTCGAACCTGACGCTCAACACCGTGCGCGATCTGCGTACGTTCGGCGTTGGCGGCCGTTACTCGATCGGCGCAGCGACGCTGTGGGCGTTGTACACCAACACGCACTTCTCGCCGATCACGGGTGCGTCCACGACGTTCGCAGCGTATGAAGCAGGCGCGAAGTACGCATTCACGCCGGCTCTGACGGCAGGCGCGGGCTACACGTACATGCACCTGAGCGGCTCGAACACGGGTCACTTCAACCAGGGCGACCTGAGCCTCGACTACGCGCTGAGCAAGCGTACGGACGTGTACGCACTGGGCATCTACCAGATCGCTTCGGGCCGCGTCGGTTCGTCGAATCTGGCAGCACAGATCGGTTCGAGCACGAGCTACTTCGGTAACTCGGGCACGGCTGACAACCAACTGGCGTTCCGCGTCGGTATCCGTCACAAGTTCTAA
- a CDS encoding MetQ/NlpA family ABC transporter substrate-binding protein has product MQRRTIIQNLLAIAAISLTATLAQAADKELRIGTMSGPDAQIWSVVTKVAAREGLNVKVIEFNDYVQPNAALDSGDLDANGFQHQPFLDSQIKQRGYKIVNVGLTYVSPMGFYSKKLKSLKDLPEGAKVGIQNDPSNGNRALLLLQKYGVIKLKPGVGTNGVNATPLDVVENPKKIKLVELDAAQLPRALDDLDAASINTDYAVKASLQPTKDAIAIEDLKGPYANLIAVRVQDRNQPWVKKLVAAYESDEVRKYIDTQFKGAIIPAF; this is encoded by the coding sequence ATGCAACGCCGGACAATCATCCAGAATCTGCTCGCAATCGCCGCCATTTCGCTGACGGCAACGTTGGCGCAAGCCGCGGACAAGGAACTCAGGATCGGCACGATGAGCGGCCCGGATGCGCAGATCTGGTCGGTCGTGACCAAAGTCGCGGCGCGCGAAGGTCTGAACGTGAAGGTGATCGAGTTCAACGACTACGTGCAGCCGAACGCCGCGCTCGACTCGGGCGATCTCGACGCCAACGGATTTCAGCATCAGCCGTTTCTGGACAGCCAGATCAAGCAGCGCGGCTACAAGATCGTCAACGTCGGCCTGACCTACGTCTCGCCGATGGGCTTCTATTCGAAGAAACTGAAGTCGCTCAAGGACTTGCCGGAAGGCGCGAAGGTCGGCATCCAGAACGATCCGTCGAACGGCAACCGCGCGTTGCTGCTGTTGCAGAAGTACGGTGTGATCAAGCTGAAGCCGGGCGTCGGCACGAACGGCGTCAACGCGACGCCGCTCGACGTCGTCGAGAATCCGAAGAAGATCAAGCTGGTCGAACTGGATGCCGCGCAACTGCCGCGCGCGCTCGACGATCTGGACGCGGCGTCGATCAACACCGACTACGCGGTCAAGGCCAGCCTGCAGCCGACCAAAGACGCGATCGCGATCGAAGACCTGAAAGGCCCATATGCGAATCTGATCGCCGTGCGCGTGCAGGACCGCAACCAGCCGTGGGTGAAGAAGCTGGTCGCGGCGTATGAGTCGGATGAAGTGCGCAAGTACATCGACACGCAGTTCAAAGGCGCGATTATTCCGGCGTTCTGA
- a CDS encoding succinylglutamate desuccinylase/aspartoacylase family protein, translating to MQTQTHPLIAPTLGTARNLTSFHYGSGGGQKIYIQSSLHADELPGMLVSWELRRKLAALEAAGKVRGEVVIVPVANPIGLNQHFLGHLTGRFETNTAQNFNRNFHDLSALVQPVIESRLSDDVDANRSAIRTAMREALDAQKPATELESQRLALQKLSYDADVVLDLHCDWEAALHLYTNPDLWPEVEPLARYLDAKASLLALNSVGNPFDEIHSFCWSDLRGRFGERFPIPNGSISVTIELRGQREVSYEYAERDAQAIVEYLTSRGVIDGTAAPLPPLEFAATPLAGAEPIVAPISGVLVYRCEVGTWVDVGHEIADIVDPLTDRVVTLKSSVAGVLYARHLTRFATAGLEFARIAGATAFRSGSLLSN from the coding sequence ATGCAAACCCAAACCCATCCGCTGATTGCCCCGACGCTCGGCACTGCCCGTAACCTGACGAGTTTTCATTACGGTTCCGGCGGCGGGCAGAAGATTTATATCCAGTCGTCGCTGCACGCCGACGAGTTGCCCGGCATGCTGGTGTCGTGGGAACTGCGCCGCAAGCTGGCCGCGCTGGAAGCCGCCGGCAAGGTGCGCGGCGAAGTCGTGATCGTGCCGGTGGCCAACCCGATCGGCCTGAATCAGCACTTTCTAGGCCATCTGACGGGCCGCTTCGAGACCAACACCGCGCAGAACTTCAACCGCAATTTCCACGATCTGTCGGCGCTGGTGCAACCGGTGATCGAGTCGCGTCTGAGCGACGACGTCGACGCCAACCGCAGCGCCATCCGCACGGCCATGCGTGAAGCGCTCGACGCGCAAAAGCCGGCAACCGAACTCGAATCGCAACGTCTGGCGCTGCAAAAGCTCTCGTACGACGCCGACGTCGTGCTCGATCTGCATTGCGACTGGGAAGCCGCGCTGCACCTCTACACGAACCCCGACCTGTGGCCGGAAGTCGAGCCGCTCGCGCGCTATCTGGACGCGAAGGCCTCGCTGCTGGCGCTCAATTCGGTGGGCAACCCGTTCGACGAAATTCACAGCTTCTGCTGGTCGGATCTGCGTGGCCGTTTCGGCGAGCGCTTCCCGATTCCGAACGGCTCGATCTCGGTCACGATCGAACTGCGCGGCCAGCGCGAGGTGTCGTACGAGTACGCCGAGCGCGACGCGCAGGCGATCGTCGAGTATCTGACCTCGCGCGGCGTGATCGACGGCACGGCCGCCCCGCTGCCGCCGCTCGAATTCGCCGCCACGCCGCTGGCCGGCGCCGAGCCGATCGTCGCGCCGATCAGCGGCGTGCTGGTGTACCGCTGCGAAGTCGGCACCTGGGTCGACGTTGGCCACGAAATCGCCGACATCGTCGACCCGCTGACAGATCGCGTCGTCACGTTGAAGAGCAGCGTGGCCGGCGTGCTGTACGCGCGGCATCTGACGCGTTTCGCGACGGCCGGGCTGGAGTTCGCGCGGATTGCCGGCGCGACGGCGTTTAGAAGCGGCTCGTTGCTGAGCAACTAG